One part of the [Pantoea] beijingensis genome encodes these proteins:
- the pyrF gene encoding orotidine-5'-phosphate decarboxylase, with product MPSPQTVTDSPILVALDYANRESAMAFVDRIDPASCRLKVGKEMFTLFGPQFVRELQGRGFDIFLDLKFHDIPNTAAHAVAAAADLGVWMVNVHASGGTRMMTAAREALMPFGKDAPLLIAVTVLTSMEAEDLRDIGITAAPADHAERLAQLAHQCGLDGVVCSAQEARRFKTAIGQDFKLVTPGIRPTGSNIGDQRRIMTPVEAQRAGVDYMVIGRPITQAAEPATALQDILATLQGA from the coding sequence ATGCCATCCCCCCAAACTGTAACCGACTCGCCGATACTGGTAGCGCTGGATTATGCGAACCGCGAAAGTGCAATGGCCTTTGTTGACCGTATCGATCCTGCGTCTTGCCGTCTGAAAGTCGGCAAAGAAATGTTTACGTTATTTGGCCCGCAGTTCGTCCGTGAACTGCAAGGGCGTGGTTTTGATATTTTTCTCGACCTGAAATTTCATGATATTCCTAATACTGCCGCTCATGCCGTAGCAGCTGCGGCGGATTTAGGTGTCTGGATGGTCAATGTACACGCAAGCGGGGGAACCCGAATGATGACGGCAGCGCGAGAGGCGTTAATGCCCTTTGGCAAGGATGCTCCGTTATTGATAGCCGTTACGGTATTAACCAGCATGGAGGCTGAAGACTTGCGAGATATTGGCATTACGGCCGCTCCCGCTGACCATGCCGAACGTCTGGCACAGCTGGCGCATCAGTGCGGACTGGATGGTGTCGTTTGTTCCGCTCAGGAAGCGCGAAGGTTCAAAACCGCTATCGGGCAGGATTTTAAATTGGTCACCCCAGGAATCCGCCCCACAGGCAGTAACATTGGCGATCAGCGCCGCATTATGACGCCGGTTGAAGCGCAGCGGGCTGGCGTTGATTATATGGTCATCGGGCGTCCGATTACGCAGGCTGCTGAACCAGCTACTGCGCTGCAGGATATCCTGGCAACATTGCAGGGGGCGTAA
- the yciH gene encoding stress response translation initiation inhibitor YciH: MKVENNRLVYSTESGRIEQPKASIARPKGDGIVRIQRQTSGRKGKGVCLITGIDLDDVELTKLAAELKKKCGCGGALKDGIIEIQGDKRDLLKSLLEAKGMKVKLAGG, encoded by the coding sequence ATGAAAGTGGAAAACAACCGTCTGGTCTATTCCACCGAGAGCGGTCGCATTGAGCAGCCTAAAGCCAGCATCGCTCGGCCCAAAGGTGATGGCATCGTACGAATCCAACGGCAAACCAGCGGACGTAAGGGAAAAGGGGTTTGTCTGATCACTGGCATTGACCTGGATGACGTGGAATTGACAAAACTGGCTGCAGAATTGAAGAAAAAATGCGGTTGTGGAGGCGCGCTGAAGGATGGCATTATCGAAATTCAGGGTGATAAACGTGACCTGCTCAAATCTCTGCTGGAAGCGAAAGGCATGAAGGTAAAACTGGCCGGTGGATAA
- the osmB gene encoding osmotically-inducible lipoprotein OsmB: MSINAKRITAAVLAVTFVLSLSACSNWSKRDRNTAIGAGAGAIGGSVLTNGSGLGTLGGAAVGGIIGHQISK, encoded by the coding sequence ATGTCAATCAATGCCAAGCGTATTACCGCAGCCGTTCTGGCCGTAACATTCGTGCTGTCATTAAGCGCCTGTTCAAATTGGTCAAAGCGCGATCGTAATACTGCGATTGGTGCAGGTGCCGGTGCAATCGGTGGCTCTGTTCTGACAAATGGAAGTGGGCTGGGAACTCTTGGTGGTGCCGCGGTTGGTGGTATTATCGGCCACCAGATAAGTAAATAA
- the kdgT gene encoding 2-keto-3-deoxygluconate transporter, with protein MQIKRAIDKIPGGMMLVPLFIGAICHTFAPESGKYFGSFTNGLMSGTVPILAVWFFCMGASIKLSATGTVLRKSGTLVVTKVAVACIVAAIAARIIPEQGIQVGMLAGLSTLALVASMDMTNGGLYASIMQQYGTKEEAGAFVLMSLESGPLMTMIILGTSGIASFEPHVFVGAVLPFIIGFALGNLDPELRELFGKAVHTLIPFFAFALGNTIDLSVIAETGLLGIFIGIAVIIITGIPLIIADRLIGGGDGTAGIAASSSAGAAVATPVLIAEMVPQFKPVAPAATALVATSVIVTSVLVPIITAMYSKRVKSARLVVGQRAAIK; from the coding sequence ATGCAAATTAAACGCGCAATCGACAAAATCCCCGGTGGTATGATGCTTGTGCCACTGTTTATCGGTGCGATCTGTCACACTTTCGCGCCTGAATCCGGGAAGTATTTTGGCTCTTTTACCAATGGTCTTATGTCCGGAACCGTGCCTATCCTGGCCGTATGGTTTTTTTGTATGGGAGCATCCATCAAGCTAAGCGCGACGGGAACCGTGCTACGCAAATCAGGAACATTAGTGGTAACCAAAGTCGCCGTCGCCTGCATTGTTGCGGCAATTGCGGCGCGCATAATTCCTGAACAGGGTATTCAGGTCGGGATGTTGGCAGGCTTGTCAACGTTGGCGCTGGTGGCGTCAATGGATATGACTAACGGCGGTCTGTACGCTTCAATTATGCAGCAATATGGCACCAAAGAAGAGGCGGGCGCCTTTGTTTTGATGTCTCTGGAGTCCGGGCCACTGATGACCATGATAATTCTGGGTACATCGGGCATTGCTTCCTTTGAGCCGCATGTGTTTGTCGGGGCGGTATTACCCTTTATTATTGGCTTTGCGCTGGGTAACCTGGATCCGGAATTGCGTGAGCTCTTTGGAAAAGCGGTTCATACTCTGATTCCTTTCTTTGCCTTTGCTTTGGGTAACACGATTGACCTCTCCGTGATCGCGGAAACGGGATTACTGGGTATCTTCATTGGTATCGCAGTGATTATCATTACCGGTATTCCATTAATCATTGCCGATCGCCTGATTGGCGGTGGGGATGGCACCGCGGGTATTGCAGCGTCCAGTTCGGCAGGCGCGGCGGTTGCAACGCCGGTCCTTATCGCGGAAATGGTGCCGCAGTTCAAACCGGTCGCACCTGCAGCAACTGCACTGGTAGCAACCTCGGTTATTGTGACCTCGGTTTTGGTGCCGATTATTACCGCAATGTATTCAAAACGCGTGAAAAGTGCACGGCTTGTTGTGGGCCAGCGTGCTGCCATTAAATAA
- a CDS encoding crotonase/enoyl-CoA hydratase family protein, which translates to MTVINQATCRLFTEMGKTTQLSAYYEEERRTMWMMLRAEPRPSFNHALIEEIMNLSYAAQQSGLPIDFWVTGSLIPSMFNAGGDLGFFVESITNGRREALRAYARACVDCIHAAAKGFDTGAVTIAMVEGSALGGGFEAVLAHHFVLAQNTARMGFPEIAFNLFPGMGGYSLVSRRAGMKLAEELIMDGESHTAEWYAQRGLVDRLFQPGEAYRTTRTFIDTLRPKLNGVKAMLKARQRVLQLTRAELMDITEDWVDFAFTLEPKDLAYMERLVQLQNRHSAQLRKAG; encoded by the coding sequence ATGACTGTAATAAACCAGGCGACCTGCCGCTTATTTACCGAAATGGGAAAAACTACGCAATTGTCCGCTTATTATGAAGAGGAGCGCCGAACCATGTGGATGATGCTGCGAGCGGAGCCGCGACCCAGTTTTAATCATGCGCTAATTGAAGAGATCATGAACCTCAGCTATGCCGCACAGCAATCGGGGCTTCCTATTGACTTCTGGGTCACGGGTTCCTTGATACCTTCAATGTTTAATGCAGGTGGTGATTTAGGATTTTTTGTTGAATCAATCACCAATGGTCGCCGTGAAGCTTTACGCGCCTATGCCCGGGCCTGCGTTGATTGCATTCACGCCGCCGCGAAAGGATTTGATACCGGCGCGGTTACCATTGCTATGGTTGAGGGAAGCGCGTTAGGTGGCGGCTTTGAAGCCGTATTGGCACATCACTTTGTCCTGGCGCAAAATACAGCGCGGATGGGCTTCCCTGAGATTGCCTTTAATCTCTTTCCCGGGATGGGCGGTTACTCACTGGTTTCTCGCCGGGCGGGAATGAAGCTGGCGGAGGAACTCATCATGGATGGCGAATCACATACCGCCGAGTGGTATGCGCAGCGTGGTCTGGTTGACCGTTTATTCCAGCCAGGAGAGGCCTATCGTACCACCCGGACATTTATTGATACGCTTAGGCCAAAACTTAATGGTGTAAAAGCAATGCTTAAGGCACGCCAGAGAGTTCTTCAATTAACGCGTGCCGAACTCATGGATATCACGGAGGATTGGGTTGATTTCGCATTTACTCTTGAGCCAAAAGATTTAGCGTATATGGAGCGCCTGGTTCAACTACAAAATCGTCACAGTGCGCAACTGCGTAAAGCTGGATAA
- the pdeR gene encoding cyclic di-GMP phosphodiesterase, translated as MTDESGQTLLYTLFGTTSPHWHLSSDSDALNFSENENTSINIAIALTPPQASLIRSMTVMTCSVNLSIVLRGNEIALHLVGRKVHQHKWAGTASAWGDTSSVARDLTVGLSFAEQVVSEANSVIVILDQRGNIQRFNRLSEEYTGLKEQEVIGRNVFQLFMTKQEATASRRNISGFFRNGSSYEVERWVKTRKGQRLFLFRNKFVHSGSGKNEIFLICSGTDITEERSAQERLRELANTDTITGLPNRNAIHQQISQSIKAREQTQLGLVYLDLDNFKKVNDAYGHMFGDQLLQAVSLAILSCLNREQTLARLGGDEFVVLAKDTTQAAMEAMASRILDRLKRPFRIGLIEVYTGCSIGIAISPQHGNDREALIRNADTAMYMAKENGRGKFCIFSAEMNQRVFEYLWLDTNLRKALEQQQLIIHYQPKVNGDGSVTSAEALVRWQSPERGLVPPKDFISYAEESGLIVPLGRWVMLTVLAQIITWRKQGLFLRVAVNVSARQLIDQSIYSDLKQALQESGIARCPIDIELTESCLIENEQQALALMRQFQELGAEVHLDDFGTGYSSLSQLARVPINAIKLDQSFVRGVDHRTVSQSLVRAIVAVAKALELNIIAEGIETTEEEAFVVASGVDVRQGFLYAKPMPATELEHWLQRHPA; from the coding sequence ATGACCGATGAATCAGGGCAAACGTTACTGTATACCTTATTTGGTACAACCAGCCCTCATTGGCATCTCTCTTCAGACAGCGATGCTCTCAATTTTTCAGAAAATGAAAATACCAGTATTAATATCGCTATTGCCTTAACGCCCCCGCAGGCTAGCCTGATCCGTTCGATGACGGTGATGACCTGTAGTGTCAACCTGAGTATTGTCCTGCGAGGGAATGAGATAGCACTGCACCTTGTTGGCCGCAAAGTGCATCAACATAAATGGGCAGGTACCGCATCAGCCTGGGGGGATACGTCTTCAGTCGCCCGGGATTTAACCGTCGGACTTTCGTTTGCTGAACAGGTGGTATCGGAAGCCAATTCGGTCATTGTGATCCTCGATCAGCGTGGCAATATTCAGCGCTTTAATCGGCTAAGCGAAGAGTATACCGGCCTCAAGGAGCAGGAAGTTATTGGACGTAATGTCTTCCAGCTGTTTATGACGAAGCAGGAGGCTACCGCGTCACGCCGTAATATCAGCGGTTTTTTTCGTAATGGTAGCTCTTATGAAGTCGAGCGCTGGGTTAAGACGCGTAAAGGACAACGGCTGTTTTTGTTCCGCAATAAATTCGTCCATAGCGGTAGCGGTAAAAACGAAATTTTTCTGATTTGTTCAGGTACTGATATCACCGAAGAACGCAGCGCACAAGAGCGCCTGCGTGAATTGGCAAATACCGATACCATCACCGGCCTACCCAACCGGAATGCCATCCACCAGCAAATTTCGCAGTCAATTAAAGCGCGTGAACAAACCCAACTGGGTCTGGTTTATCTGGATCTTGATAACTTTAAAAAAGTTAACGATGCCTATGGGCATATGTTTGGCGATCAGCTGCTGCAAGCCGTATCGCTGGCTATTTTAAGCTGCCTGAATCGGGAGCAAACGCTGGCAAGACTGGGAGGTGACGAGTTCGTGGTGTTGGCTAAAGATACTACCCAAGCCGCCATGGAAGCGATGGCCTCCAGGATCCTCGATCGCCTTAAACGCCCTTTCCGCATCGGCTTAATCGAAGTGTATACCGGCTGTTCAATAGGCATCGCCATATCACCGCAGCACGGAAACGATCGGGAAGCGTTAATCCGCAACGCGGATACCGCAATGTATATGGCGAAGGAGAATGGCCGTGGCAAATTTTGCATTTTCTCTGCAGAGATGAATCAGAGAGTATTTGAATATTTATGGCTGGATACAAATTTACGAAAGGCGTTGGAGCAACAACAGTTAATCATTCATTATCAGCCCAAAGTGAACGGTGATGGCAGCGTCACCAGCGCAGAAGCCCTGGTTCGCTGGCAATCTCCCGAGCGTGGGCTGGTCCCCCCAAAGGATTTTATTTCCTATGCTGAAGAGTCCGGTCTTATCGTCCCTCTGGGTAGATGGGTGATGCTGACCGTACTGGCGCAGATTATTACATGGCGAAAACAAGGCCTTTTTCTGCGCGTCGCGGTCAACGTTTCCGCACGGCAATTAATCGATCAGAGCATTTACAGTGACCTGAAGCAGGCATTGCAGGAAAGCGGGATTGCACGCTGTCCGATTGATATTGAACTCACGGAAAGTTGCCTGATTGAAAATGAACAACAAGCTTTAGCTTTGATGCGACAATTTCAGGAACTGGGAGCAGAGGTGCATCTGGATGATTTCGGTACAGGCTATTCCTCTCTATCTCAGTTGGCTCGCGTCCCGATCAATGCGATTAAGCTGGACCAAAGCTTTGTTCGCGGTGTTGACCATCGTACCGTTTCTCAATCACTGGTTCGTGCCATCGTTGCCGTCGCTAAAGCGTTGGAACTAAATATTATTGCAGAAGGTATCGAAACAACGGAAGAAGAAGCTTTCGTGGTCGCCAGCGGTGTTGATGTTCGCCAGGGTTTTCTGTATGCGAAGCCAATGCCCGCCACCGAGCTCGAGCATTGGCTTCAGCGGCATCCTGCCTGA
- a CDS encoding carbon starvation CstA family protein, protein MKNVKTGVIWLVVALIGAFAFAMLAISRGEHVNAVWLVIAAVACYSIAYRFYSRFIANNIFELDDRRLTPAERYNDGLDYVPTNKWVLFGHHFAAIAGAGPLVGPILAAQMGFLPGTIWILVGVMLAGAVQDFLILFISTRRDGRSLGEMAKQELGAFAGVITMLGALGVMIIILSALALVVVKALADSPWGLFTIAATIPIALFMGVYMRFLRPGKIAEVSLIGFVLMMAAIIYGGDIAQHPYWGPFFTLKGTSLTWVLVIYGFVASVLPVWLLLAPRDYLSTFLKIGVIIGLAIGIIFAMPEMKMPAVSRFIDGSGPVFSGALFPFLFITIACGAISGFHALVSSGTTPKLVERESHIRFIGYGAMLMESFVAIMALICASVIDPGVYFAMNSPAALIGTTVESASQAINGWGFVVTPEILSAIARDVGETSVLSRAGGAPTFAVGMAHIITEVFNSRAMMAFWYHFAILFEALFILTAVDAGTRACRFMVQDLVGTVIPALANNRSWLGNIAGTVVAVAGWGFFVYQGVVDPLGGINTLWPLFGIGNQMLASMALILGTVVLFKMKKQRYAWVTILPTAWLFITSMTAGWQKIFHEKPAIGFLAQANRFSKGIADGVMIAPAKTIGDMQTIVLSNQINAVLCGFFMLVAVTMLISAFFVIRRALSSHQPTTHESTTMLREDSHHV, encoded by the coding sequence ATGAAGAACGTCAAAACCGGGGTTATCTGGTTAGTGGTGGCGTTAATTGGTGCGTTCGCCTTTGCTATGCTGGCTATCAGCCGCGGCGAACATGTTAACGCCGTATGGCTGGTGATCGCCGCCGTGGCTTGTTACAGCATCGCTTATCGCTTCTACAGCCGGTTTATTGCCAATAATATCTTTGAGCTGGACGATCGCCGTCTGACGCCTGCTGAGCGTTATAACGATGGTCTGGATTATGTTCCCACCAATAAATGGGTCTTGTTCGGCCATCATTTCGCTGCAATAGCGGGCGCAGGTCCGCTGGTCGGCCCCATTCTCGCAGCACAGATGGGTTTTTTGCCGGGTACTATCTGGATTCTGGTCGGTGTGATGCTCGCCGGTGCAGTGCAGGACTTCCTCATCCTGTTTATCTCCACACGCCGTGATGGCCGTTCACTGGGTGAAATGGCCAAGCAGGAGTTGGGGGCGTTTGCCGGTGTGATTACCATGCTCGGCGCGCTCGGCGTGATGATTATTATCCTTTCCGCACTGGCATTGGTGGTGGTAAAAGCTCTGGCGGATAGTCCCTGGGGGCTATTTACCATTGCGGCAACGATCCCTATTGCGCTGTTTATGGGCGTGTATATGCGTTTCCTGCGTCCCGGAAAAATCGCTGAGGTATCTCTTATCGGTTTTGTACTGATGATGGCGGCCATTATTTATGGTGGAGATATTGCTCAACACCCTTACTGGGGCCCCTTTTTCACGCTAAAGGGTACCTCACTGACTTGGGTGCTGGTGATCTACGGTTTTGTGGCGTCGGTTCTGCCGGTTTGGCTACTGCTGGCACCGCGCGATTATCTTTCCACATTTTTAAAAATCGGCGTCATCATCGGTCTTGCCATTGGCATTATATTCGCAATGCCGGAAATGAAAATGCCCGCTGTTTCTCGCTTTATTGACGGCAGTGGCCCGGTGTTCTCAGGTGCCCTGTTTCCTTTCCTGTTTATTACTATTGCCTGCGGCGCGATCTCAGGTTTTCATGCGCTAGTCTCCAGCGGAACAACACCGAAACTGGTAGAGCGTGAAAGCCATATTCGCTTTATCGGTTATGGCGCAATGCTGATGGAGTCCTTCGTAGCAATCATGGCGTTGATTTGTGCCTCCGTTATTGATCCCGGGGTTTATTTCGCCATGAACTCTCCCGCGGCACTGATTGGTACGACGGTTGAGAGTGCCTCACAGGCGATTAATGGGTGGGGATTTGTGGTCACCCCAGAAATCCTCTCCGCTATTGCCAGAGATGTTGGGGAAACTTCGGTGCTTTCCCGCGCGGGTGGCGCCCCGACGTTTGCCGTGGGTATGGCCCATATCATTACAGAGGTTTTTAACAGCCGCGCGATGATGGCATTCTGGTATCACTTTGCCATTCTGTTTGAAGCGTTGTTTATTTTGACTGCCGTCGACGCGGGCACCCGTGCCTGTCGCTTTATGGTTCAGGATCTGGTCGGTACCGTCATACCCGCGCTGGCGAATAACCGCTCGTGGCTGGGTAATATCGCAGGAACTGTCGTTGCCGTTGCCGGATGGGGGTTTTTCGTTTATCAGGGCGTGGTCGATCCGCTGGGCGGTATCAATACCCTGTGGCCACTTTTTGGTATTGGTAACCAGATGCTCGCCTCAATGGCGCTGATTCTGGGTACGGTAGTGCTGTTTAAAATGAAAAAGCAGCGCTATGCCTGGGTAACTATTTTGCCTACGGCCTGGCTGTTTATTACTTCAATGACCGCCGGATGGCAGAAAATATTCCACGAAAAACCCGCCATTGGCTTCCTGGCGCAGGCCAATAGGTTTTCAAAAGGCATTGCTGATGGCGTGATGATCGCCCCAGCCAAAACCATTGGCGATATGCAAACAATCGTCCTCAGCAATCAAATCAATGCGGTGCTGTGTGGCTTTTTTATGCTGGTTGCAGTGACGATGTTAATTTCCGCATTCTTTGTGATCCGTCGTGCGCTCAGCAGTCACCAGCCAACAACCCACGAATCCACCACGATGTTACGCGAGGATTCTCACCACGTATGA